CTCCTTGAATGTATAGCCAATACCCCAGATTGTCTTGATAGAGTTTCCTTCTTCTCCTAATTTCTTTCTCAAGGTTGCAACCTGCACGTCTATTGAACGGTCGGTGACCGGATAATCGTTGCCCTTGACTTTGCTTATGATCTGGGCACGGGTAAATACCTGTTCCTTGTTTGAGGCTAAGAGATACAATAGCGCAAATTCAGTGGCAGTGAGGTCTACTTGTTTGTCTTGTACCATACAGAGATGCCTCGTTACATCCATCGTCAGATTATTTGCACGAACAATTGTCTCCCCTTCGGTATTTGTCTGCATTCTCCTCAGTACGGCTTTGATCTTCGAAATCATAACCTTCATGCTGAAAGGTTTGGTAAGGTAGTCATCGGCTCCAAGTTCCAGCGCCATGACGATGTCGCCTTCGTCTCCTTTTGCAGATGCAATAATTATAGGTACGCTGTTATGCAGGCCGTATCTGATTTCCTTGATAGTTTCCAAACCGTCCATGACAGGCATCATTATATCTAGGATTATAGCATCGATCGTTTCAGTAGCAAGCAGGCGCAATGCTTCTTTCCCGTTTTCCGCGGAAACTGTCTTGTACCCATTGGTTTCAAGATTAAAACACTCGAGCCTGCGGATATCCAGATCATCATCGACAACAAGAATAGTATTCATGCATCTACCCTAGTATGGGAGGCGAGGGGAAGACAAGTGCATGCCTACCTTATTAACACATTTTTTATATTTGGAACAATCTTGTGGTTGTTTAATGAGCAATCCCTTTCCTTTGGTTATTCTGGAATATGTTGGAGCCCAGTGCTATAATCCTGTTGGAGGTACACTATGGTAGCTTGGCAAATCTGGATAGTTGTAGGATTGGTTCTTTTTATCCTTGAATTGTTCACCCCTGGTTTCTACATAATGAGTGTGGGGCTGGGGTGCTTCGTTTCTGCTTTGGGCTCAGCCCTTCATTTGTCTTTTATTTTGCAGGTGGTCCTGTTGGCAGCAGGCTCGTTGGCAAGTATATTCCTCCTACGGCCACTTTTGTTGCGTTACAAGGGTGATGGAAAGAAAAGCGGGGTGGACGCGTTGGTCGGACGTGAAGCTCTCGTAATCGAATCGAT
The sequence above is a segment of the Sphaerochaeta pleomorpha str. Grapes genome. Coding sequences within it:
- a CDS encoding NfeD family protein, which encodes MVAWQIWIVVGLVLFILELFTPGFYIMSVGLGCFVSALGSALHLSFILQVVLLAAGSLASIFLLRPLLLRYKGDGKKSGVDALVGREALVIESIDNASNEGRIKVGGENWKARSVEDQHIEKGTIVIIEHISGVTASVKTKESEKS
- a CDS encoding response regulator transcription factor; its protein translation is MNTILVVDDDLDIRRLECFNLETNGYKTVSAENGKEALRLLATETIDAIILDIMMPVMDGLETIKEIRYGLHNSVPIIIASAKGDEGDIVMALELGADDYLTKPFSMKVMISKIKAVLRRMQTNTEGETIVRANNLTMDVTRHLCMVQDKQVDLTATEFALLYLLASNKEQVFTRAQIISKVKGNDYPVTDRSIDVQVATLRKKLGEEGNSIKTIWGIGYTFKEL